A single Cyclopterus lumpus isolate fCycLum1 chromosome 15, fCycLum1.pri, whole genome shotgun sequence DNA region contains:
- the nkx1.2la gene encoding NK1 transcription factor related 2-like,a has translation MLDPKDCAVTMTSSHKISFSIIDILDPNKFNSKRGSELSVVTEKFPVPQEEGTRLESVSTADGDFRVERTEAGEETEDDHFTSSGHQAGIADPLLLSPPTETEPRLTGNQDEGEAAVTQQDSSPHKRRRPDQACAKPRRARTAFTYEQLVALENKFRSTRYLSVCERLNLALSLSLTETQVKIWFQNRRTKWKKQNPGADSTLQPGSHSLINVSPNPPTCGASPASFHQTFPGFSSGNVIFHTAGGVPLSSTGGLLHPFMSSGFVQPTYFNPHL, from the exons atgctGGACCCCAAGGACTGTGCAGTGACAATGACGTCCAGTCATAAGATTTCCTTTTCTATAATTGATATATTGGATCCGAACAAATTCAACAGCAAAAGGGGAAGTGAACTTTCCGTCGTCACGGAGAAGTTCCCTGTGCCACAAGAAGAGGGAACACGTTTGGAGTCGGTCAGCACTGCAGACGGAGACTTCAGAGTTGAGCGCACGGAAGCAG gggaagagacagaagatgACCACTTTACATCCTCCGGGCATCAAGCAGGTATCGCTGACCCGCTTCTGCTTTCCCCACCGACTGAAACCGAGCCCCGTCTCACTGGGAACCAGGACGAGGGAGAGGCAGCGGTCACCCAGCAGGATTCTTCCCCGCACAAGCGGCGGCGCCCGGACCAGGCGTGCGCCAAACCGCGGCGCGCCAGAACAGCGTTCACGTACGAGCAACTGGTGGCTCTGGAAAACAAGTTCCGCTCAACTCGGTACCTGTCTGTGTGCGAGAGACTAAACCTGGCCTTGTCCTTGAGTTTGACCGAAACCCAGGTGAAAATCTGGTTCCAGAACAGGAGGACCAAATGGAAAAAGCAGAACCCCGGGGCGGACAGCACCTTGCAGCCCGGCTCCCACTCCCTAATCAACGTCAGTCCAAACCCGCCCACCTGTGGAGCAAGCCCCGCCAGCTTCCACCAAACTTTCCCCGGCTTCAGCTCTGGTAATGTGATCTTCCACACGGCCGGTGGTGTTCCGCTTTCATCCACTGGAGGGCTCTTGCATCCCTTCATGTCCAGTGGCTTCGTCCAACCGACTTATTTTAATCCACATCTATGA